From a single Francisella halioticida genomic region:
- the asd gene encoding aspartate-semialdehyde dehydrogenase: MLKIGFIGWRGMVGSVLMSRMFESRDFDNISPTFFSTSQAGQDPSGFIRQYGTLQDAFNIEQLSKMDILLSCQGGEYTKDIHPKLRANGWQGFWIDAASTLRLNGDSTLVLDPLNLAQITNAIDDGKKDFIGSNCTVSLMSLAIAGLLRENLVEWVNSSTYQAISGSGAAAMQELLEQTSLLNKTSDINQNILTRERTLRELSKNTDLIPRQKTGQTLAYNLLPWIDIAMDNGQTKEEYKASTELNKILDTKKTIPVDGVCVRVPSLRSHSQALTIKLRKKLTIEEIKAKISNGNKWVKVVENNKEDTLNNLTPQATSGTLDIAIGRIKPSLLADDIFHCFTVGDQLLWGAAEPLRRVLNIIKDKI; the protein is encoded by the coding sequence ATGCTTAAAATTGGTTTTATCGGTTGGAGAGGAATGGTAGGCTCTGTTTTAATGTCTAGAATGTTTGAATCAAGAGATTTTGATAATATATCTCCAACCTTCTTTTCAACATCTCAAGCTGGTCAAGACCCATCAGGTTTTATACGACAATATGGTACATTACAAGATGCTTTTAATATAGAACAGCTTAGCAAAATGGATATCCTATTAAGTTGTCAAGGGGGAGAATATACAAAAGATATTCACCCAAAACTTAGAGCTAATGGTTGGCAAGGTTTTTGGATAGATGCTGCATCTACTTTACGCTTAAATGGGGATAGCACTCTAGTTTTAGACCCATTAAATCTAGCCCAAATAACTAATGCTATTGACGATGGTAAAAAAGATTTTATTGGTAGTAACTGTACTGTTAGTTTAATGTCTCTAGCAATAGCAGGACTATTAAGAGAGAATCTTGTTGAATGGGTTAACTCTAGTACTTATCAAGCTATTTCAGGCTCAGGTGCTGCTGCTATGCAAGAGTTATTAGAACAGACATCTTTACTAAACAAAACCAGTGATATTAACCAAAATATCTTAACAAGAGAAAGAACTCTACGTGAACTATCAAAAAATACTGATCTAATACCTCGGCAAAAAACGGGACAGACACTTGCTTATAATCTTCTACCATGGATTGATATTGCTATGGATAATGGCCAAACTAAAGAGGAATATAAAGCATCTACTGAACTTAATAAAATCCTTGATACTAAAAAAACTATTCCCGTTGATGGCGTATGTGTTAGAGTGCCTAGTTTAAGATCACATTCTCAAGCACTTACTATAAAACTTAGAAAGAAATTAACTATTGAAGAAATTAAGGCTAAAATCTCTAACGGTAACAAGTGGGTCAAAGTAGTTGAGAATAATAAAGAAGATACTCTGAATAATCTAACTCCCCAAGCAACCTCTGGAACTCTAGATATAGCTATTGGACGTATAAAGCCATCATTATTAGCTGATGATATCTTTCATTGTTTCACAGTTGGAGATCAGTTGCTTTGGGGAGCAGCAGAACCTTTAAGAAGAGTTTTAAATATTATCAAGGATAAAATCTAA
- a CDS encoding UDP-N-acetylmuramoyl-tripeptide--D-alanyl-D-alanine ligase, which produces MIKSLKQLAVQAGLEYVGEDVSIQTVTINSNEIKQDALFVAIVANRDGHEFILSAIANGARALLVSKKQDLDIPQIVCGNTINGLRTLAKEYRKSLNMPIISLTGSCGKTTIKEMIVTLLSNKKVHFTQGNFNNYLGVPMTILETPQDIDFAVIETGTNVRSEIKAAADIIQPNIAMITNVGASHLENLKTLDGVMIEKGELLKALPKDGYCIVNLDDERVSIYVDKLDCHKITCSMSNKAADILLLDYQVSSEYYDVKVKIFDKEYNYSLPNIGKHNLLNSILAIACVVAVGIAPSEFLANTQKIRSYKGRFYTENLTNKLTLVDDTYNASVAAMKAAVDDLTDFQGKKILVASSMKELGDEAENYHRQMGQWLRQACLDRVFLFGDSQLMSCVLKEANDQRIDYYEAKENLNRDLKEFIEKYEPFETKIIVKGARSYKMEEVVDYIKLSFVSKINSV; this is translated from the coding sequence ATGATCAAATCACTAAAACAATTAGCAGTGCAAGCTGGCTTAGAATATGTTGGTGAAGATGTTTCAATTCAAACAGTAACTATTAACTCAAATGAGATAAAACAAGATGCATTATTTGTAGCAATTGTGGCTAATCGAGATGGTCATGAGTTTATTTTAAGTGCTATTGCTAATGGGGCGAGGGCACTTTTAGTTTCAAAGAAACAAGATTTAGATATTCCACAGATAGTTTGTGGTAATACTATCAATGGCCTAAGAACTTTAGCGAAAGAATATCGTAAATCATTAAATATGCCGATAATATCCTTAACTGGAAGTTGTGGTAAGACAACAATAAAAGAGATGATTGTAACTCTTTTATCGAATAAAAAAGTTCATTTCACGCAAGGTAATTTCAATAACTATCTTGGTGTGCCAATGACAATATTAGAAACACCACAAGATATTGATTTTGCTGTAATTGAAACTGGTACAAATGTCAGAAGTGAAATAAAAGCAGCCGCTGATATTATTCAACCAAATATTGCAATGATTACAAATGTTGGGGCTAGCCACTTAGAAAATCTTAAAACTTTAGATGGAGTAATGATAGAGAAAGGAGAGCTTTTGAAAGCATTGCCTAAAGATGGTTATTGTATTGTCAATCTTGATGATGAGAGAGTTTCTATTTATGTAGATAAGTTGGATTGTCATAAAATAACCTGTTCAATGAGCAACAAAGCTGCTGATATTCTACTTCTAGATTATCAAGTATCATCAGAGTATTATGATGTTAAAGTTAAAATATTTGATAAAGAGTATAACTATAGCCTACCTAATATTGGCAAGCATAATTTACTCAATAGTATATTAGCTATTGCATGTGTAGTTGCTGTAGGTATTGCACCAAGTGAGTTTTTAGCAAATACTCAAAAAATCAGAAGCTATAAGGGTAGGTTTTATACTGAGAATTTGACTAATAAATTAACTTTAGTCGATGATACCTATAATGCTAGTGTTGCTGCAATGAAAGCAGCTGTTGATGATTTAACTGATTTTCAAGGTAAGAAAATACTTGTTGCAAGCTCTATGAAAGAGTTAGGTGATGAGGCTGAGAATTATCATAGACAAATGGGACAATGGTTAAGACAAGCCTGTTTGGATAGGGTTTTCTTATTTGGAGATAGCCAGTTAATGAGCTGTGTACTTAAAGAGGCTAATGATCAAAGAATAGATTACTATGAAGCAAAAGAAAATCTAAATAGAGATCTGAAAGAGTTTATAGAGAAATATGAGCCATTTGAAACTAAAATAATAGTCAAAGGAGCTAGAAGTTATAAAATGGAAGAGGTCGTTGATTATATTAAATTATCTTTTGTGAGCAAAATAAATAGCGTATAA
- a CDS encoding DUF4156 domain-containing protein, with amino-acid sequence MINKKIFIIPIIMVLLASCSSIQFNPAASKVQISRAAPAKDCKFINTVTSTQGNFFTGAFTSNNNMQEGAYNKVRNEAAQMGGNYIQLISSQDGDTGGGGGSFEGGYNSSYQQTNYSVTGSVYDCPNNNA; translated from the coding sequence ATGATTAATAAGAAAATATTTATTATACCTATAATTATGGTTTTATTAGCGAGCTGTTCATCTATTCAATTTAATCCTGCTGCCAGCAAGGTACAAATATCTAGAGCTGCTCCAGCAAAAGATTGTAAATTTATTAATACTGTTACATCAACTCAAGGAAATTTCTTTACTGGGGCATTTACATCTAATAATAATATGCAGGAAGGGGCTTATAATAAAGTAAGAAATGAGGCTGCACAAATGGGTGGTAACTATATTCAGTTAATATCTAGTCAAGATGGAGATACTGGAGGAGGGGGAGGTAGCTTTGAAGGAGGTTATAACTCTAGCTATCAACAAACTAACTATTCTGTGACAGGATCTGTCTATGACTGCCCAAATAATAATGCTTAA
- a CDS encoding UDP-N-acetylmuramoyl-L-alanyl-D-glutamate--2,6-diaminopimelate ligase produces MKSISQILIFLGIQVKNDVKVQIEFVFLDSRKCNEESAFIALRGQTTDGNKYIKNVISKGVNLVLTDSIEFEDRDKIFYVEDLKNKLASFAIWFYDYKKPKNIIGITGTNGKTSISNYIAQFIDLNAQKTLLLGTNGNGIYPDLKESSHTTLDVLSLYQTVSSYSDYENLIMEVSSHALDQKRVAGLDFDTAVFSNLSHDHLDYHKTMDAYFEAKAKLFQFKSLKKVVINVDDDYSKKLCAICSCEVVTVSLKSKQADIYLKVSDIKNMQTSFDLYIAQEFVGGYKTCLIGEFNLMNLGLSLAALDGYIAREQVLANVDLINPVKGRMEVIQLTNNVKVIIDYAHTPEALEKALQTLKDYSLGTLWCIFGCGGDRDITKRPEMASIAERYADKIIITEDNNRFEDLGNIFNDIQKGFVNANQHKFISSREEAIKYAIENSKAGDVILLAGKGHECYLDKKGVKRHFDEREIIKRVIL; encoded by the coding sequence ATGAAATCTATATCACAAATACTTATATTCTTAGGTATTCAAGTTAAAAATGATGTAAAAGTACAAATAGAGTTTGTTTTTTTGGATAGTCGTAAATGTAATGAAGAGTCTGCATTTATTGCCCTAAGAGGACAAACTACAGATGGTAATAAGTATATTAAAAATGTTATCTCTAAAGGTGTTAATTTAGTTTTAACTGATAGTATCGAATTTGAGGATAGGGATAAGATCTTTTACGTCGAGGATTTGAAAAATAAACTCGCAAGTTTTGCTATATGGTTTTATGACTACAAAAAGCCAAAAAATATCATAGGTATAACAGGCACAAATGGTAAGACTTCAATTTCTAATTATATTGCACAATTTATAGATTTAAATGCACAAAAAACATTACTGTTAGGTACAAATGGTAATGGTATTTACCCAGATCTAAAAGAGAGTTCTCATACTACACTTGATGTTTTATCTTTATATCAGACTGTATCGAGTTATAGTGATTATGAGAATTTAATAATGGAAGTATCCTCACACGCATTGGATCAAAAGCGTGTTGCTGGACTAGATTTTGATACAGCAGTGTTTAGTAATCTTAGTCATGACCATCTTGATTATCATAAGACTATGGATGCTTATTTTGAAGCGAAAGCTAAGTTATTCCAGTTTAAGAGCCTAAAGAAAGTAGTTATAAATGTAGATGATGACTATAGTAAAAAACTCTGTGCTATCTGTAGCTGTGAAGTTGTAACTGTAAGTCTAAAGTCAAAGCAAGCTGATATATATTTGAAAGTCAGTGATATTAAAAATATGCAGACAAGTTTTGATTTGTATATTGCTCAAGAATTTGTGGGTGGGTATAAAACTTGCTTAATAGGTGAGTTTAACTTAATGAATCTGGGTTTAAGCTTGGCGGCATTAGATGGCTATATAGCTAGAGAGCAAGTTCTAGCAAATGTAGATTTAATTAATCCAGTAAAAGGACGTATGGAAGTTATCCAGTTGACTAATAATGTTAAAGTTATAATTGACTATGCGCATACGCCTGAGGCTTTAGAGAAAGCTCTACAGACATTAAAAGATTATTCTTTGGGTACTTTATGGTGCATATTTGGTTGTGGCGGCGATAGAGATATAACAAAGAGACCTGAAATGGCATCAATAGCTGAAAGGTATGCTGATAAAATAATAATTACCGAAGATAATAACCGTTTTGAGGATTTAGGTAATATTTTTAATGATATTCAGAAAGGTTTTGTTAATGCAAATCAACATAAGTTTATTTCATCTCGTGAAGAGGCTATAAAATATGCTATTGAGAATTCTAAGGCTGGAGATGTTATTCTTTTAGCAGGTAAAGGCCATGAATGTTATCTTGATAAAAAGGGTGTTAAAAGACATTTTGATGAGCGAGAGATAATCAAAAGGGTTATACTATAG
- a CDS encoding RidA family protein, producing the protein MKKLIISILFVSLISLGYSNSLYRPAVKAGNFLYISGQNAQSNNESLKNEDITQQTKKAILLIEKTLKAHDYTLNDIVDVNVAIAKQKDFKDFNKEYKKYFTNKPARSTSLGVLHQNIGALVEISAIAYKK; encoded by the coding sequence ATGAAAAAATTAATTATATCAATACTATTTGTAAGTTTAATATCTCTAGGATACTCTAATAGCTTATACAGACCCGCCGTTAAAGCTGGTAATTTTTTATATATATCCGGTCAAAATGCCCAAAGCAATAATGAATCATTAAAGAATGAAGATATAACTCAACAGACTAAAAAGGCGATTCTTTTAATAGAAAAGACATTAAAAGCACATGATTACACTTTAAATGATATCGTTGATGTAAATGTTGCTATTGCTAAACAGAAAGATTTTAAAGATTTTAATAAGGAATATAAAAAATACTTCACAAATAAACCTGCTAGATCTACATCTTTAGGTGTTCTTCATCAAAACATAGGTGCTTTAGTTGAAATATCTGCTATTGCATACAAGAAGTAA
- the glyQ gene encoding glycine--tRNA ligase subunit alpha — protein sequence MLTFQEIILKLHHYWASKGCAIIQPLDMEVGAGTFHPATTLRAIGPEPWTAAYVQPSRRPTDGRYGENPNRTQHYYQYQVVMKPSPDNIQELYLGSLKELGIDALENDIRFVEDNWESPTLGAWGLGWEVWSNGMEITQFTYFQQVGGLECKPVMGEITYGLERLAIYIQNVDSMYDLLWANTQNGPLYYRDVFMQNEIEMSTYNFEEANVDELFNQFNLLEKEGYRLVEKNLSIPAYEFVLKASHTFNLLDARHAISVTERQGYILRVRKLALQVAQEYYNAREKLGFPAFKK from the coding sequence ATGCTTACATTTCAAGAAATTATTTTAAAACTACATCATTATTGGGCATCTAAAGGATGTGCGATTATTCAACCATTGGATATGGAAGTAGGTGCTGGGACATTTCATCCAGCTACAACACTACGTGCGATAGGTCCAGAGCCATGGACAGCAGCTTATGTGCAGCCTTCAAGAAGACCAACAGATGGTCGTTATGGTGAAAATCCAAATCGTACGCAACATTATTATCAGTATCAGGTTGTAATGAAACCCTCACCAGATAATATTCAAGAGCTTTACTTAGGTTCACTAAAGGAACTTGGTATAGATGCTCTAGAGAATGATATCCGATTTGTCGAAGATAACTGGGAGTCGCCAACTTTAGGTGCTTGGGGGCTTGGTTGGGAAGTATGGTCAAACGGTATGGAAATTACTCAGTTTACTTATTTCCAACAAGTTGGGGGATTAGAGTGTAAGCCTGTAATGGGTGAAATTACTTATGGTCTTGAGCGTCTGGCAATATATATCCAAAATGTTGACAGTATGTATGATTTACTTTGGGCAAATACTCAAAATGGTCCATTATATTATCGTGATGTATTTATGCAAAATGAAATTGAAATGTCTACGTATAATTTTGAAGAGGCAAATGTGGATGAGTTATTTAATCAATTTAATTTACTAGAAAAAGAAGGGTATCGACTAGTTGAAAAGAATCTATCGATCCCTGCTTATGAGTTTGTCTTAAAAGCTTCGCATACCTTTAATTTACTAGATGCTCGTCATGCAATATCTGTTACAGAGAGACAAGGGTACATTTTGCGAGTTAGGAAATTAGCTTTACAAGTTGCACAAGAGTATTACAATGCAAGAGAAAAACTAGGTTTTCCTGCTTTTAAAAAATAA
- a CDS encoding HEPN domain-containing protein: MPIQGVGHIILGYNVSAHYSASDFSSGVHFPPSFHLLLSEEQSLVCLKELYDRFYDLMSFIIGNDISVNSLKITFDTTMYSTMKASLYYPHTKYCHQRKSRYPLYPLGRDLRFDTFGYPEFDISVFDRFFSLDNDNSSKWKKYRKYRDMNSVEERFLGYFRLLESLAFKSKNYVNEEILGSLIDKFESCLVKRFGDKKSVIGFLKDLLRYNGSKYNTVKCIGDFYKSLPKEIRDKWIFSGSDISGICKLRNDITHANDYQESDISLYKKSIFIETLLVFALYEKLGISSDKVALIIHSLDGHDHIMNRG; this comes from the coding sequence GTGCCTATTCAGGGCGTCGGTCATATCATTTTAGGATACAACGTCAGTGCTCATTATTCTGCGAGCGACTTTTCTTCAGGTGTACATTTCCCACCATCTTTCCATCTTCTGCTTTCTGAAGAGCAGTCACTGGTCTGCCTAAAAGAGTTGTATGACAGATTCTATGACCTAATGTCTTTTATCATTGGTAATGATATTAGTGTTAACAGTCTGAAGATTACTTTCGATACAACTATGTACTCTACAATGAAAGCATCTTTATATTATCCCCATACCAAATACTGTCACCAACGTAAGAGCAGATATCCTCTATACCCACTGGGTAGAGATCTACGATTCGATACCTTTGGATATCCCGAATTCGATATTTCTGTCTTTGACCGTTTTTTCTCGTTAGATAACGATAATTCATCAAAGTGGAAGAAATACCGAAAATATAGAGATATGAACAGCGTTGAAGAACGGTTTTTAGGTTATTTTAGACTCCTTGAGTCCCTTGCCTTCAAGTCAAAGAATTATGTTAATGAAGAAATTCTAGGTTCACTAATTGATAAGTTTGAATCGTGCCTTGTTAAAAGATTTGGCGATAAGAAGTCAGTTATCGGCTTCTTAAAAGATCTGCTTAGGTATAATGGTTCTAAATACAATACCGTGAAATGTATTGGTGATTTCTATAAGTCTCTACCTAAGGAAATACGAGATAAATGGATATTTTCTGGCAGCGATATTTCTGGAATTTGCAAACTGAGAAATGATATAACCCATGCTAATGATTACCAAGAAAGTGATATTAGCCTATATAAGAAGTCCATATTTATAGAAACACTTCTTGTTTTTGCCCTATACGAAAAGTTAGGTATATCCAGTGACAAAGTAGCGCTTATTATTCACAGCTTAGATGGGCATGACCACATCATGAATAGAGGATGA
- the malQ gene encoding 4-alpha-glucanotransferase, translating to MEKTGVLLAVSSLPSNFGIGDLGKNAYKFVDILKKANIKIWQVLPLTPLGYGNSPYQSSSSFAGDKIYISIDNLVDIGLLENSDIEYLNANLDTIDYDVVRSHKAKLLDRAFENFKISTNRKLKLEYQKFIDENSWVLKYAIFKAFRKANNDEAWNLWPQEYKNWIRDKSIDTDQYQLDIDYELFLQYIFYRQWFELKKYANQNSIQIMGDLPIYLGFDSADVWEHQAVFLLDEDQKPTFVAGVPPDFFSATGQLWGNPLYDWDKLQKTGFEFWIERLKGNFKLFDIVRIDHFRAFDTYWKIPANAKTAINGEWIEAPGYKFFNTVFEKLPGANIIAEDLGDLRPEVLELRDHYNLKGMKVFPFHFDLKTGNFIEDPNIVAYSGTHDNNTLKGWYFDELNRYQRKLLKRYFKANDKNIFRKIIKYLLNCDAEYVILPIQDILELGSEARLNTPGTVGLPNWEWKLINFNGLHQFILGMV from the coding sequence ATGGAAAAAACTGGAGTCTTATTAGCTGTATCAAGTTTACCTAGTAATTTTGGTATTGGCGACTTAGGTAAAAATGCTTATAAATTTGTAGATATCTTAAAAAAAGCAAATATTAAAATATGGCAAGTATTACCACTTACACCGTTAGGCTATGGAAATTCACCATATCAGTCTAGTTCATCATTTGCTGGAGATAAAATATATATATCTATTGATAATCTAGTTGATATAGGTTTGCTTGAGAATTCTGATATTGAGTATTTAAATGCTAATTTAGATACTATTGATTATGATGTTGTCCGATCACATAAAGCTAAATTATTAGATAGAGCTTTTGAAAATTTTAAAATATCTACAAATAGGAAGCTTAAATTAGAGTATCAAAAGTTTATTGATGAAAATAGTTGGGTTTTGAAATATGCTATTTTTAAAGCCTTTAGGAAGGCTAATAATGACGAAGCTTGGAACCTTTGGCCACAAGAGTATAAAAACTGGATCAGGGATAAATCTATAGATACTGATCAATATCAGTTAGATATTGATTATGAACTATTTCTACAATATATATTCTACAGACAATGGTTTGAACTAAAAAAATATGCTAATCAAAATTCTATACAAATTATGGGAGATCTACCTATTTATTTAGGTTTTGATTCTGCTGATGTATGGGAGCATCAAGCTGTATTTTTGTTAGATGAAGACCAAAAGCCAACATTTGTAGCAGGAGTTCCGCCAGATTTTTTCTCTGCAACTGGCCAATTGTGGGGCAATCCCCTATATGATTGGGATAAATTACAAAAGACAGGTTTTGAGTTTTGGATAGAGCGTTTAAAAGGTAATTTCAAATTATTTGATATTGTTAGGATTGATCATTTTAGAGCATTTGATACATATTGGAAGATTCCAGCTAATGCTAAAACAGCTATCAATGGAGAATGGATAGAAGCTCCAGGATATAAGTTTTTTAATACGGTTTTTGAGAAATTACCTGGTGCAAATATCATTGCTGAGGATCTTGGAGATTTACGTCCTGAAGTGTTGGAGTTACGCGATCACTATAATTTAAAAGGTATGAAGGTTTTTCCTTTTCATTTTGATCTTAAGACTGGTAATTTTATTGAAGATCCAAATATTGTTGCTTACTCTGGAACGCATGATAATAATACTCTAAAAGGTTGGTATTTCGATGAACTAAATAGATACCAAAGAAAGCTTTTAAAACGTTATTTTAAAGCTAATGATAAAAATATTTTTAGAAAAATTATTAAGTATTTACTAAACTGTGATGCTGAATATGTAATATTACCAATTCAAGATATTTTAGAATTAGGTAGTGAAGCTAGGCTAAATACCCCAGGTACAGTTGGTTTGCCAAATTGGGAGTGGAAATTGATTAATTTTAATGGGTTACATCAATTTATACTGGGGATGGTATAA
- the glgP gene encoding glycogen/starch/alpha-glucan family phosphorylase: MNKKNQIELYLEKILNCDVSQANDQDLYYALLTYAKEQTAKLPEQSYKKKIYYISSEFLIGKMLISNLVNLGVYDDVCQVLKDSGKNIVQIEEFEPEPSLGNGGLGRLAACFLDSIASLGIPGTGISLNYHYGLFKQKFKNHSQSERPNPWIEKLGWLNKKDASYKIDFNNFSVESQLCEIDVVGYANNFVNKLCLFDITSVDPDVIEDDISFDKTAIQKNLTLFLYPDDSDEDGHLLRIFQQYFMVSNAVSLIFSDITKNGYSLENLPEYAVVQINDTHPTLVIPELIRQLVANGIDIDKAIELVSKTAAYTNHTILAEALEKWPLSYLEKVLSSQMIDIIKYLDKKTKEHYKDHELAIIDDNDCVHMAHICIHYSFSVNGVAALHTEILKKSELKHFNDIYPTKFNNKTNGITFRRWLLQANPELASYLKNLVGDSYIQDSKQLEKLLAYHNDKNVLTKLDDIKKTKKEQFIEFASYYSGVDLLKDGIFDVQIKRIHEYKRQQMNALYIIHKYLEIKSGLYLKPKRPINFIFGGKAAPAYTIAKHIIHLILCLQELINNDEEVNQYIRVLFVENYNVSVAEKLIPATDVSEQISLASKEASGTGNMKFMLNGAITLGTMDGANVEIAELVGSTNIYTFGKDSNTIIDLYKTHGYKSIDYYHNPVIKNVVDFIISPTLLSIGDKDKLIPLFNELISKDWFMTLIDLVEYIKIKDKVFRDYEYREHWLRMSLVNTAKSGFFSSDRTISQYNKHIWKI; encoded by the coding sequence ATGAATAAAAAAAATCAGATAGAGCTATATCTTGAAAAAATACTAAACTGTGATGTTAGCCAAGCAAATGATCAAGACTTGTATTATGCTTTGTTAACCTATGCTAAAGAACAAACAGCTAAACTTCCTGAGCAAAGTTATAAAAAGAAAATTTACTATATTTCTAGTGAGTTTTTGATTGGAAAAATGTTAATTAGTAACCTAGTTAATTTAGGTGTTTACGATGATGTTTGTCAGGTATTAAAAGATAGTGGCAAAAATATTGTACAAATTGAAGAGTTTGAGCCAGAACCATCTTTAGGTAATGGTGGTTTAGGAAGATTAGCCGCATGTTTTTTAGACTCTATAGCATCTTTAGGTATTCCAGGTACAGGTATTAGTTTGAACTATCATTATGGTTTATTTAAGCAAAAATTTAAAAATCATAGCCAAAGTGAAAGACCAAATCCTTGGATAGAAAAGCTAGGTTGGTTAAATAAGAAAGATGCGAGCTATAAAATTGATTTTAATAATTTTAGCGTTGAGTCCCAATTATGCGAGATTGATGTAGTTGGTTACGCAAATAATTTTGTAAATAAATTATGCTTATTTGATATTACTAGTGTTGATCCAGATGTGATAGAGGATGATATATCTTTTGATAAAACTGCTATACAGAAAAATTTGACACTATTTCTATACCCTGATGATAGTGATGAAGATGGCCATCTTTTAAGAATTTTCCAACAATATTTTATGGTAAGCAATGCAGTTAGTTTAATTTTCTCAGATATTACTAAAAATGGTTATTCATTAGAAAACTTACCAGAGTATGCTGTTGTACAAATTAATGATACTCATCCAACTTTAGTTATTCCTGAGTTGATTCGTCAATTGGTAGCTAATGGTATAGATATTGATAAAGCTATAGAGCTTGTTAGTAAAACTGCCGCGTATACCAATCATACGATTTTAGCCGAAGCCTTAGAAAAGTGGCCTTTAAGTTATTTAGAAAAAGTTTTATCTAGTCAAATGATAGATATTATTAAATATTTAGATAAGAAAACTAAAGAGCACTATAAAGATCATGAGCTTGCGATAATTGATGATAATGATTGTGTTCATATGGCACATATTTGTATTCATTACAGCTTTAGTGTTAATGGTGTTGCTGCACTTCATACAGAGATCTTAAAAAAATCAGAGTTAAAGCACTTTAATGATATATATCCGACTAAATTTAATAACAAAACTAATGGTATTACATTTAGACGTTGGTTGTTGCAAGCAAATCCGGAATTAGCATCTTATCTGAAAAATTTAGTAGGTGATAGTTATATCCAAGATTCAAAACAATTAGAAAAACTATTAGCATATCACAATGATAAAAATGTACTGACTAAGCTTGATGATATTAAAAAAACTAAAAAAGAGCAGTTTATAGAGTTTGCAAGCTATTATTCAGGTGTCGATCTATTAAAAGATGGTATCTTTGATGTTCAAATAAAACGTATTCATGAATATAAGCGTCAACAAATGAATGCTTTATATATCATTCATAAATATCTTGAAATTAAATCAGGGCTTTATCTAAAGCCTAAGCGACCAATTAATTTTATTTTTGGTGGTAAGGCTGCTCCTGCTTATACGATTGCTAAACACATTATTCATTTGATTTTATGCTTACAAGAGCTAATTAATAATGATGAAGAGGTTAATCAATATATTCGTGTACTTTTTGTTGAGAATTATAATGTTAGTGTAGCTGAGAAACTGATTCCAGCTACAGATGTTTCTGAACAAATATCTTTAGCCTCTAAAGAAGCTAGTGGTACAGGTAATATGAAGTTCATGCTAAATGGAGCTATTACTCTTGGTACTATGGATGGTGCTAACGTTGAAATAGCGGAGTTAGTAGGAAGTACTAATATTTATACATTTGGTAAAGATAGCAATACGATTATTGACTTATATAAAACACATGGCTATAAGTCGATAGATTATTATCACAATCCAGTTATTAAAAATGTTGTTGATTTTATAATTTCTCCAACCTTATTATCAATTGGGGATAAAGACAAATTAATTCCCTTGTTTAATGAGCTAATTAGTAAAGATTGGTTTATGACTTTGATAGATTTAGTTGAGTATATTAAAATTAAAGATAAAGTATTTAGAGATTATGAATATCGCGAACATTGGCTAAGAATGAGCTTAGTAAATACAGCTAAATCTGGTTTCTTTAGTTCAGATAGAACTATTAGTCAATATAACAAACATATTTGGAAGATTTAA